A part of Drosophila bipectinata strain 14024-0381.07 chromosome 3L, DbipHiC1v2, whole genome shotgun sequence genomic DNA contains:
- the LOC108133561 gene encoding solute carrier family 2, facilitated glucose transporter member 8, with protein sequence MSVKKSEPASQDSLVHPQVATFFRLGYKNHSQWSALGSAFFVLVSGGMSLAWGAGFAIHSSHREQLLLTFHMQVAWYATATLGALFGAFFTHRLPQQPIYIFCSCLVIASGVLFLAWPESPGTVIAARYLDGLANGLVFVPALSTAGEIAVGGVRGFLAATVEQLSSNTGILMQLLYTAVWQVEWNVAIVADQVHGVLSIIYGVVALAMALALCVESPVHLLMRANEQRAVVALRHLQRPYMVTSETLLRLDEHKLYVATYREMGWWPSLQNGFPSLVKVLAHRLLGSMCLNLVIWSALCETASEVVSYFQAWPYVVFGVLRWCGCLCVAPLMDTTGRKSPTLFGTFSSGTLAFAFAFLMGRTPHMIAALVVLFLLQFFAGVGQSSSAVYLTEAFPLSLKPHLVAVSYVLEQLTRLGLCSFSPSRSDITAYFHVLGGLSMVFFLLGIFCLPETKVIPLAEAQQKFSKWFNKDF encoded by the exons ATGTCGGTGAAGAAGAGTGAGCCCGCGTCGCAGGATTCGCTGGTCCATCCCCAAGTGGCGACCTTTTTTCGGTTGGGCTACAAGAACCACTCCCAGTGGAGTGCCCTCGGCTCCGCTTTCTTTGTCCTCGTCTCGGGTGGCATGAGCCTGGCCTGGGGGGCAGGATTCGCCATCCATTCGTCGCACCGGGAGCAGCTGCTCCTCACTTTTCACATGCAAGTGGCCTGGTATGCCACTGCCACCCTGGGAGCCCTCTTTGGGGCATTCTTCACTCACCGACTGCCGCAACAACCGATTTAC ATTTTCTGCTCCTGCCTGGTGATTGCTTCGGGGGTCCTGTTCCTTGCCTGGCCGGAGAGTCCGGGAACCGTGATCGCAGCCCGCTACTTGGATGGCCTCGCCAACGGTCTGGTTTTCGTGCCCGCCCTGAGCACAGCGGGCGAGATTGCAGTGGGTGGAGTCCGGGGTTTCCTGGCCGCTACCGTGGAGCAACTGAGCTCCAACACAGGAATTCTGATGCAGCTGCTCTACACAGCCGTTTGGCAGGTGGAGTGGAACGTGGCTATTGTGGCGGACCAGGTGCACGGAGTGCTCTCGATaatctacggggtggtggccCTAGCCATGGCCTTGGCCCTCTGCGTGGAGTCACCGGTCCACCTGCTGATGAGGGCCAACGAGCAAAGGGCAGTGGTGGCACTGCGGCACCTGCAACGGCCCTACATGGTGACCAGTGAGACCCTGTTGCGGCTGGACGAACACAAACTGTATGTGGCCACCTATCGGGAGATGGGCTGGTGGCCGAGTCTCCAAAACGGATTTCCTTCGCTGGTCAAGGTCCTGGCGCACAGACTACTCGGAAGCATGTGCCTCAACCTGGTAATATGGAGTGCACTGTGCGAAACCGCCAGCGAGGTGGTTAGCTACTTCCAGGCCTGGCCATATGTAGTGTTTGGAGTGCTGCGGTGGTGTGGCTGCCTTTGCGTGGCGCCTCTAATGGACACCACAGGACGCAAGTCCCCCACTCTCTTTGGTACATTTTCGTCGGGAACTCTCGCCTTCGCCTTTGCCTTTTTGATGGGCAGGACACCGCATATGATCGCCGCCTTGGTGGTGCTCTTCCTTCTGCAATTTTTCGCTGGTGTGGGTCAGTCCTCCTCGGCTGTCTACCTTACCGAGGCCTTTCCTCTGAGCCTGAAGCCACATTTGGTGgcagtatcctatgtcctggAGCAGCTCACACGGCTCGGACTCTGTAGCTTTTCTCCATCCAGAAGTGACATTACAGCCTATTTTCACGTCCTTGGGGGACTCTCCATGGTGTTTTTTCTCCTCGGAATTTTCTGTCTTCCGGAGACGAAGGTTATCCCATTGGCGGAGGCTCAGCAAAAGTTTTCCAAGTGGTTCAACAAGGATTTCTGA
- the LOC108133560 gene encoding uncharacterized protein, translated as MQNDKFAPPIGFSSGPPQPGQPQQGYPAQYYGQPQPQVTPAMNYGGPPPAPPPPPYEPPTRVPPSREGCFARGRRNRPQGNTLSSASFIFMSGGLNIAWSMGFRGPIIYTSGKHNYIAWFIGGIIGALVSCFLTNKLAKKYIMLIASALVSIGGLVIACTKNNGDATVAGCYLDGIANGLVFAPFLALAGEVSVADMRGKIATNMEQIGYNTGVLLQIIYTSTWSYSYYNTNNFTAENLKGVFSAIFGLFALLMGVLLTIESPVQLLANNDEQGAIDSLRRLQKPATLTDETYDQLAEHKRYLAHNKDLSVGQSISQALPTFVRLAYLRALNAMSLSSFVALTLAFSAYLNYGLYSAEGWYLFFAFFRFIGACIPAFGVDSLGRKKLLLFGLLLSCSMGFAIGVQYNYTHGFHGVTILIVVFAFFSGLAFTGTSAYLSEAYPLGVKQHFLAFTFIVEMLVFMIITLVDFNLYHGGSQFFYAIGSLYLVGFIVGCVSLPETRLMTLRGAQELFNRVKNTQLN; from the exons ATGCAGAACGACAAATTCGCGCCGCCGATCGGGTTCAGTTCCGGGCCACCGCAGCCGGGACAGCCGCAGCAAGGATATCCGGCTCAGTACTACGGACAGCCCCAGCCCCAGGTCACTCCGGCCATGAACTACGGAGGGCCACCACCAGCGCCTCCGCCACCACCATACGAGCCACCTACCAGGGTGCCACCATCGCGTGAAGGATGCTTCGCTCGCGGACGAAGGAACAGGCCGCAGGGGAATACTTTGAGCTCAG CTAGTTTCATATTTATGTCTGGAGGCCTCAACATCGCGTGGAGTATGGGATTCCGAGGACCAATAATTTACACGAGCGGCAAACACAATTACATAGCCTGGTTCATTGGTGGTATTATTGGAGCCTTGGTCAGCTGCTTCCTCACCAACAAACTGGCCAAGAAATATATCATG CTTATCGCATCGGCTCTGGTCTCGATTGGAGGACTTGTGATTGCCTGCACCAAAAATAATGGAGACGCCACTGTGGCAGGATGCTACCTCGATGGCATCGCCAACGGCTTGGTATTTGCTCCATTTTTGGCCCTGGCCGGAGAGGTGTCTGTGGCCGATATGCGAGGAAAAATAGCCACCAATATGGAGCAAATCGGTTACAATACTGGAGTCTTGCTTCAAATCATCTATACCAGTACTTGGAGCTACAGCTATTATAATACCAATAATTTCACAGCCGAGAACCTGAAGGGAGTGTTCAGTGCAATATTCGGCCTTTTTGCCTTGCTGATGGGCGTATTATTGACTATCGAATCGCCGGTTCAGTTGTTGGCCAACAACGATGAACAGGGAGCCATCGACTCACTTCGTCGGCTTCAGAAGCCGGCCACTCTGACCGATGAGACCTACGATCAGTTGGCGGAGCACAAACGCTACTTGGCTCACAATAAGGACCTGTCAGTAGGACAGAGTATTTCCCAGGCCCTTCCCACCTTCGTGCGACTCGCCTATCTGAGAGCCTTGAATGCCATGAGCCTCTCCTCCTTCGTGGCCTTGACTCTGGCCTTCTCCGCTTACCTGAACTACGGGTTGTACAGCGCGGAAGGTTGGTACCTATTTTTCGCCTTCTTCCGCTTCATTGGCGCCTGCATTCCCGCCTTCGGGGTAGATTCCTTGGGGAGGAAGAAGCTTCTGCTCTTTGGCCTGCTCCTCTCATGCTCCATGGGCTTTGCCATTGGAGTCCAGTATAACTATACCCATGGTTTCCACGGAGTGACCATACTGATTGTGGTTTTCGCGTTCTTTTCCGGACTGGCATTTACTGGAACCTCTGCATATCTGTCGGAGGCTTATCCTTTGGGAGTAAAGCAGCACTTCCTCGCTTTCACCTTCATTGTGGAGATGCTTGTATTTATGATTATCACGCTAGTCGATTTCAACTTATACCATGGTGGCTCGCAATTCTTTTATGCCATTGGAAGCCTATACCTAGTTGGATTCATCGTGGGATGCGTTTCACTGCCGGAAACCCGATTGATGACTTTGCGAGGCGCCCAGGAACTTTTCAACAGAGTTAAGAACACACAGCTTAACTGA
- the LOC108133354 gene encoding uncharacterized protein, whose translation MPMLPTIEEEGKLSWMRLMWKYRLQFQSMASASIVFVGCGMRLAWSIFDTPAGKFLNNSNTHNLMMSWFIGAALGAILAALFVQRVTKNVAYTSSGFLLIMAGVLNLFLPQYFLAACYSSVSVGAAYGLTQTQALVTGSEVAHKSIRGMLLSCERVFLWLGVCVQVFYTRVWYNLKPLETQENHLHIDQLHGMAMGGLGLGAVILALAHRLESPLLLLHQEREMAVGETLKALHGQSSTELVRLREDCRQLHSARDWERFVEDPEETAVASVTWRKWARRVMPFFKVLLLRCFATLAVSLSYNRAFLVVSWHGLECDMNCLYWLAFAGLVGSVLGAFIVDWQGRRKLCSLSLFLAGIVIVMVGGVFEHLESVMKTYYDINLQAIAFLMLLFEVIVSGGVAVPALIYTAEAFSIAHKARCLAGILILEQLLQLGLLLAVFEHCVTVSIFFFTIGGLSFIIGVMVFIFMPETKQLTLYECLIQFKKVP comes from the exons ATGCCGATGTTACCAacaatcgaggaggagggcaagTTGTCCTGGATGCGTCTTATGTGGAAATACCGCCTTCAGTTCCAGTCCATGGCCTCTG cttcaattgtgtttgtCGGATGTGGCATGCGCCTGGCCTGGTCAATTTTCGACACTCCGGCCGGAAAGTTTctcaacaacagcaacacccaCAATCTGATGATGAGTTGGTTCATCGGTGCTGCCCTGGGCGCCATCCTGGCCGCCCTCTTCGTCCAGCGAGTCACCAAAAATGTGGCATAT ACTTCCAGTGGCTTCTTGCTCATCATGGCTGGGGTTCTGAATCTGTTCCTGCCTCAGTACTTTCTGGCCGCCTGCTACAGCAGCGTAAGTGTTGGTGCCGCTTATGGACTGACCCAGACCCAGGCCCTGGTCACGGGGTCGGAGGTGGCCCACAAGTCCATCCGTGGGATGCTGCTCAGCTGCGAGCGTGTCTTCCTCTGGCTGGGCGTGTGTGTCCAGGTCTTCTACACCCGAGTGTGGTACAATCTGAAGCCTTTGGAGACACAGGAAAATCATTTGCACATCGACCAGCTTCACGGGATGGCGATGGGTGGCCTGGGACTGGGGGCCGTGATCCTGGCCCTGGCCCACCGATTGGAGTCCCCGCTCCTTCTACTACACCAGGAGCGGGAAATGGCTGTGGGTGAAACTCTGAAGGCCCTGCACgggcagtccagcacggagcTAGTGCGCCTGCGGGAGGATTGCCGGCAGCTGCACAGTGCCCGGGACTGGGAGCGGTTCGTGGAGGACCCCGAGGAGACAGCAGTGGCATCCGTCACTTGGCGGAAGTGGGCCAGGCGAGTGATGCCCTTCTTCAAGGTTCTGCTGCTGCGCTGCTTTGCCACCCTGGCCGTTTCCTTGAGCTACAACCGAGCCTTCCTGGTGGTCAGCTGGCATGGACTGGAGTGCGACATGAACTGCCTGTACTGGCTGGCGTTTGCAGGACTCGTGGGCAGCGTCCTCGGAGCCTTCATAGTCGACTGGCAAGGGCGCAGGAAGCTCTGCTCCTTGTCCCTCTTCCTGGCCGGCATTGTGATCGTGATGGTGGGCGGAGTTTTTGAGCATCTAGAGTCCGTTATGAAAACCTACTACGACATCAATCTGCAGGCCATTGCCTTCCTTATGCTGCTCTTTGAGGTCATAGTCtcagggggcgtggcagtgcCCGCCCTGATTTACACAGCCGAGGCGTTCAGCATCGCCCACAAGGCGAGGTGCCTGGCCGGCATCCTCATACTggagcagctgctgcagctgggCCTTCTCCTGGCCGTCTTCGAGCACTGCGTCACCGTATCCATATTCTTCTTTACGATCGGTGGTCTCAGCTTTATAATCGGAGTAATGGTGTTTATATTTATGCCCGAAACCAAACAGCTGACACTCTACGAGTGCCTGATCCAGTTCAAGAAAGTTCCTTGA
- the LOC108133551 gene encoding uncharacterized protein — translation MPDTDRPSPGDGFHTIPIQINNNDYIPDRQRELILQNTRGGCCNRDMRNQPQANAVGAAALIFVSGGLHIAWSIGFDSLVAEFLVTNHVRVCWFGAAIIGALLGGFFSRKISYKYLMDFCSLLTVVSGLVMSFTKFNLNALLTARYLNGFANGLAFAPTLAMSGELTVFYKRGTTTSAAEQWPTTIGMFVQIVCSVSWDMENDFTEEQFQGVLSVILGVIAFFLAWKMSIESPVDLLEAGEEQAAIDALSRLQRPQAVTAETYDQASDHRSYLNHNSSLGWSHAFPALLRLSLLRFLYGVSSSTMVAFTLYYTSMRVYGESSGPFVVFGFFRLIGSFSCAFALDTLGRKIPLLLGLVIAGGLSFGIASRFAGSALLPFGNMRMALWLLLIFQLFAGIAFAPLSSYLSEAFPRRIKRQCIAISYVAEMVAQLLICQVDLGSEVSGGNPIAFFFFSSGSFLLCGFLTCVWFMPETKDTTLLQAQIKFQKFVILQPESRPFNTALLTPRLIRGLTLKVSAVPYLIKFVGHFELAAQ, via the exons ATGCCCGACACCGATCGACCCTCACCAGGCGATGGCTTCCATACCATTCCCATccaaatcaacaacaacgacTACATACCGGATCGGCAGCGGGAGCTTATCCTGCAGAATACCCGCGGAGGATGTTGCAACCGGGATATGAGGAATCAGCCCCAGGCAAATGCAGTTGGAGCAG CTGCTCTGATATTTGTTTCCGGAGGACTTCACATTGCCTGGAGCATTGGTTTTGATAGTTTGGTTGCCGAATTTTTGGTCACCAACCACGTTCGTGTCTGCTGGTTTGGAGCCGCGATTATTGGAGCTCTTCTGGGAGGATTCTTCAGTCGAAAGATTTCCTATAAATACCTGATG GATTTCTGCTCACTGCTGACCGTGGTCAGTGGCTTGGTGATGTCTTTTACCAAATTCAACCTGAATGCCTTGCTGACGGCCAGGTATTTAAACGGTTTCGCCAACGGATTGGCCTTTGCCCCCACTCTGGCCATGTCCGGGGAACTGACGGTTTTCTACAAGAGAGGCACCACCACCTCGGCGGCGGAGCAGTGGCCCACCACTATTGGCATGTTTGTCCAGATTGTTTGCAGTGTAAGCTGGGATATGGAGAACGACTTCACCGAGGAGCAGTTCCAGGGCGTGCTGAGTGTGATTCTGGGAGTTATAGCCTTCTTTTTGGCGTGGAAAATGTCCATAGAGTCCCCTGTGGATTTATTGGAGGCAGGAGAGGAGCAAGCGGCTATCGATGCCCTGAGTCGACTTCAAAGGCCGCAGGCGGTGACGGCGGAGACCTATGACCAGGCCAGCGATCATCGCTCCTATCTCAACCACAATTCGTCCTTGGGCTGGAGCCATGCCTTCCCTGCCCTTCTGCGCTTGTCCTTGCTGAGGTTCCTGTATGGCGTCAGCAGCAGCACGATGGTGGCCTTCACCTTGTACTATACAAGTATGAGAGTGTACGGCGAAAGCTCCGGACCTTTTGTCGTCTTCGGATTCTTCCGACTAATTGGCAGCTTCTCGTGTGCCTTCGCCCTGGACACGCTGGGACGGAAGATCCCCCTGCTCCTGGGACTGGTCATTGCCGGAGGACTGTCCTTTGGCATAGCCAGTCGATTCGCAGGAAGTGCTCTGCTGCCTTTTGGGAATATGCGAATGGCCCTGTGGCTCCTGCTCATCTTCCAACTCTTCGCGGGAATCGCCTTCGCCCCGCTCTCATCCTACCTCTCGGAGGCCTTTCCTCGCAGGATCAAGCGCCAGTGCATCGCCATCAGCTATGTGGCTGAGATGGTGGCCCAGTTGTTAATCTGCCAGGTGGATCTCGGATCGGAGGTGTCTGGGGGCAATCCGATTGCTTTTTTCTTCTTCAGCTCTGGATCTTTCCTGCTGTGCGGATTCCTCACCTGCGTCTGGTTTATGCCAGAGACGAAGGACACCACTCTGCTCCAGGCGCAAATCAAGTTCCAGAAATTTGTGATCCTCCAGCCTGAAAGTAGGCCCTTCAATACTGCTCTACTCACGCCTAG GCTGATAAGGGGGCTGACACTAAAGGTTTCTGCGGTACCTTATCTTATCAAATTCGTTGGCCATTTCGAGCTGGCCGCTCAATAA
- the LOC108133550 gene encoding solute carrier family 2, facilitated glucose transporter member 1 has translation MKNNYAPQEPAAPIGFGSAPPQPEPWANPHAGYAPQSHLGFPPQPQSGYQQTRFAPQQGYPQPGYPQHGYPPQYYGEPPGYGSSPPPPPPHPHQPQPQVVVVTNTGWYSRNQRNKPQSNAVGGAGLIFVSGGMNIAWSIGFHGRLYFKASQHNFLAWFIGGIIGAFVSCLLTNKVPKKFILIFSSILVMIGGIILASTRHNGSATLASSYLDGIGNGLIFAPFLALAGEVSVPYMRGLISASIEQMCLGLGIFLQIIYTSAWSDSKYSSFNSENLKGVLSIIYGLLALIIGSLLCIESPVIMLADNNEQGALDALRRLQRPYTLTNETFEQLAEHKRYLAQNKDMSVGQSVCQAIPSFIRVVFLRVLNVLSISGFVVSSFSFFFVNEYGFGDYYGWYCGFAVSRWMGNFIATFCMESAGRKKPTLLGLLVCGVLAFVMAAQYNIFTYNTGNAIMLLVFQFFAGVAFTATSPYLSEAYPLGVKQHFIAFTFMVEMLVFIVIGVCDWSRHGGAIYFYALGGLYIFGFVLSIFVLPETRRMTLREAQDKFNGFISQGF, from the exons ATGAAGAACAATTACGCACCACAGGAGCCAGCAGCACCTATTGGCTTTGGCTCGGCACCACCGCAACCCGAACCCTGGGCTAACCCCCATGCAGGATACGCACCACAATCGCACTTAGGATTTCCCCCACAGCCACAGTCAGGATACCAACAGACCAGATTTGCCCCACAACAAGGGTATCCGCAGCCAGGATACCCTCAGCACGGCTATCCGCCTCAGTACTATGGCGAACCACCAGGCTATGGAAGTtctccaccaccaccgccaccacatCCACATCAGCCTCAGCCACAAGTGGTGGTGGTGACTAACACAGGCTGGTACAGTCGCAATCAGAGGAATAAGCCACAATCGAATGCTGTGGGAGGAG CTGGCCTTATATTTGTATCTGGAGGAATGAACATAGCGTGGAGCATTGGATTCCATGGGAGACTCTACTTCAAGGCCTCCCAACACAATTTCCTGGCCTGGTTCATTGGTGGAATTATTGGAGCATTCGTCAGTTGTTTACTTACCAATAAAGTGCCGAAGAAGTTTATTTTG ATTTTCAGTTCGATTCTGGTGATGATTGGTGGAATTATTTTGGCCAGTACCCGACACAATGGAAGTGCCACACTGGCCAGTTCCTATCTCGATGGCATCGGAAACGGACTCATCTTTGCCCCTTTCTTGGCTCTGGCCGGAGAGGTGTCGGTGCCCTATATGAGAGGTCTGATCTCGGCGAGCATCGAGCAGATGTGCCTCGGACTGGGCATCTTTCTGCAGATCATCTACACTTCCGCCTGGTCCGATTCCAAATACAGCTCCTTCAACAGCGAGAATTTGAAGGGAGTGCTGAGCATTATCTACGGACTATTGGCGTTGATCATTGGCTCACTTCTATGCATCGAGTCCCCGGTCATCATGTTGGCCGACAATAACGAACAGGGTGCCCTAGATGCCCTTAGAAGATTGCAGAGACCCTACACTCTGACCAACGAAACTTTCGAACAGCTAGCGGAGCACAAACGCTACTTGGCCCAGAACAAGGATATGTCGGTGGGACAGAGCGTTTGCCAGGCGATTCCCTCCTTCATCCGAGTGGTCTTTTTGCGAGTCCTGAATGTCCTGAGCATTTCCGGCTTTGTAGTCAGCAGCTTTTCATTCTTTTTTGTCAACGAGTATGGGTTTGGAGACTATTATGGCTGGTATTGTGGATTCGCCGTCAGCCGATGGATGGGCAACTTTATAGCCACTTTCTGCATGGAATCGGCGGGACGCAAGAAGCCCACTCTCTTGGGACTCCTCGTTTGCGGCGTTCTGGCTTTTGTGATGGCTGCACAGTATAATATTTTCACCTATAACACCGGCAACGCCATTATGTTGCTGGTCTTCCAGTTCTTCGCTGGAGTCGCCTTCACAGCCACGTCCCCATATCTCTCCGAGGCCTATCCACTGGGTGTGAAGCAGCATTTCATAGCATTTACCTTCATGGTCGAAATGCTCGTCTTCATTGTGATCGGTGTCTGCGACTGGAGTCGTCATGGTGGTGCCATTTACTTCTATGCCTTGGGTGGGCTCTACATATTTGGCTTTGTTCTGAGCATTTTCGTTTTGCCGGAGACCCGAAGGATGACATTGCGAGAGGCCCAGGACAAGTTCAACGGATTTATCAGCCAGGGCTTCTAA